The sequence AGGCATCACTAACATTTCCTGCGGCATCGGTTGCGGTAACGTAATACGTTTTATAAGGAACAAGTGGTTTTTTAGCTTCCGGTATAACCAATGAAAACTGGCCATCCGTTCCGGCTGTTCCTGTTAGGAATACAGTGTCATCCGATTTATCATACATCGTGACCGTAGTGCCTGCCTCCGCTGCGCCAGAGATCGTTCCCGCTTGGTCTTTGATTGTATTCAACTTCGGTTTCTCTGGTGGGACTAGGTCTTTCACTTCTCGAGTTTGAGAAGTGGTTTTCCCTCTTAACATACTGGTCACCGTAACCTTCTCATCTTCTTTAAAGTACTTCCCTTCTGGCAATGAATAGCTGAAATTTCCTTCCCCATCTGCTCGAATTTGGTATTTTTTTAAATCATCCGCTACTTCCGAGCTTAAGGTTCCTACTGGAAAAGCACTACTTCCCGAAAAATGGACAAAGGAATTTGGATAGGTTTTTCCTTTAATGGTATGACTTAGTTCGTTTTTCGGATCATTGACTAATTCAGTTGGAATCGTCAAACTCATCGTAATTTTGTCCAGCAACGCTTGGGCTTTAGCAAGTTCTGTAAATAGTTCCTTTTTAGTCGTTGTATTCAGAATCGTTTCAATTGATTCTTTTACTTTATCAATTTCCGCTTGCGTCGATGATAGTTTTAATTCTGTATGCGTCGTATCTGTGAATAAAGCTTCAAGACCTTTAATTGATTCTCCAATTCCTTGATCTAAATCAACGAGGGATAGAGCCCAATTATCCAAGACTGATTTCGATCCGCTTAGACCCGAAAGGCTAAAAACAAGCGTCATTTCTTTGGTCGTTGCCTTAACAGTTTTTCTGATCGTTGTACCAATATTATCAGGACGTTTTTTTAATTCGCTGTAGTCTGAATAAACAGAGACCGGATTATTTACATCTGAATTTGATAGCCAATCTAAGGCATAGATTACTTCTTTACCCATTTCAGACGATGAACGCATTGTAGTTGAAAGTTGATAATAGTGTCCAGGAATTGTACTAATTGTAGTTTTTACAAGAGCAGACCAATCACGAGCACCACTGTTAGAACGAATCTCTACCCTACTACTTTCCGCATATGCATACATCAGAACATTCCCCCGTTCATCCTTAACAAGAGAAGCAGACGGTGTTCCATTCCAAGTACTGTTTAAACTCCAAGGTTCATCCTTAGACTTAGTATACCCTTCGAAATCTTTTATCAAATTGTACTTTGAGAGAACAGTTTGGTCTGTTATTGCTGGAGGAGATTCTTCTACTCTCGTTTGATAGTTGGCATTTTTCTTGTTTTCTTCTGCTTTCAAAACTGTTTTTACTTCCGTCTTTAAATTAAAGAAAATTGTAAAGACCGCAACCCCCATAATAAGTACTGAGAGAAAATACCATTTCTTTTTATTCATTATTTTTCCTCCTACTTTTTTTGCAATAGCTTATCGCATTATAGGATTTAAAACTGAGCATTTTTCTATTTATCTTCCCCTTTTCATTATTCTAGACAAATTTAACCTGAACTAATCCAGTTCCTATTTTTCTTGGATCATATTCATTTTTTACTTTTGTCTATTCCAGTTTTCAGAAAAAGAAATTAGATATATGCGCTTAATAAAACTGTTTAGACTGGTAACAGATACCATTTTTTTATTCTTCAACCATGAATAAACCTGTTAAAATTAGACAGCCCAAAATTAGGTACAAAAGATTCTTTATCGTTCCAGTATTAGGTAAAAACCTATCTAACCCAGACTTAGTTATTTTTTGTGTAACTGTCTCTGAAAGTTCTTTCTTATTACTTGGTGGTTATTAGTACTAGTCTGTGATGTTTCACTTGTGCTGCTTTCGATTTTTGAACTTGAAGTGGAATCACTTCCAGTAGCTACATCAGTATTAAAAGTCAAACCAATTTCTGTATCATAGTTTGCCGCTTTGGAAACCTTAGAAAACTGAAACAACGATATCACTATAAAAATGATACTTAGGAAAATCAAACCCCTTTTTTTCATAGCTCCCCCCTTTTTACTCCCCGACATTCCCAACTCAAAAACACAATAAATAAATTTAAAAGATATTATTTATAGATATTAAATGCAATTCGGAGATTTCGATTAATTTTTTTCTCTTTCGTATTACTTTATTATCATAAAACATAAAGTTTTCTTTTGAAAATCCAAAACTGAACACATTTCAGTTCTTTTTTAGATAAAATAACATTCATTCCGTTCTATTAATAACAAAAACAAGTTTTATGTTAATAAAAAATAACAAATATAAAACAAATACAAATGATTTCATTGCACCTGTAATTGACTTTGCTTTTTTTCTACTCTATAATTCCACGGAAAACTACTGGAAAAGGACGTACATGAATGGAATTTTTTTTAAATGATAAAAACAAGAAAAAATTAGAACTTTTTAAAGAATTAATTTTTAAAGATAGTGAAAAGGTTTCTTTCACTTACCTCCAACATTACTTAGATATCTCTTTAAGCACATTGAAGCGATATTTTAATGAATTAGAATCTGATATTCAAAAAAATGAAGATTTAAAAATGATTGATTTTGAAAGAAGCACCGGCAGCTTTCAATTAAACAATCATTCCCATTTTAAAATTGATTATCTAATAGTACATTTACGACTTCATTACTTAAATGAGTCTTTACAGTTTAAAATCATTTCTAGTATTCTTACCCGAAGTTATTTAACAGCAGATGAACTTGCGGATGATTTATTTGTAAGTATTCCTTATTTATACAAACAAATAAATGCTTTAAATGAACAACTTAAAAGTTTTCATATAAAAGTAGTTTTTCATTCAAATGAAAATTTATGTGGTGAAGAAAAGCAAATGAGAATGTTTTGTTTTTATTTTTACTGGAACGCCTATCGAGGTACTATTATTCCTTTTGAATTTGAACTTAGTTGTGTGTTCACCAGTCCAGAACTGATAGAAAGCTTGGAGAAACGCTACCCATCTTCTGTTATCAAACGAATAAAATTAATGTTAGGAATTACGATCATGAGACAGTATAAATTCCCGATAAAATTACCAGACGAAATAAAAAGTATACTCAAACCCTTTGAAGTAACCACGGAAATTTCAAGGCTTGTTAAAAGATACTTTATATCAGAAGATGAGCATTTATTTTTTAATTTAATGCTTCGAAGTTTCATTTCAGATATTGATTCTTCACAAGAAAAAATCAGTCTTTTTGATAAGTTTCCAAGATCTTCCTCTTTAGTATTCTCAAGTGAATTGCTAGTTAATGAATATGAAAAAAATTTTTCACCTTCAACTTCTATGACTCCTAAGCAAAAATCTAGTATTTTTTATTATGTACTAATTGGATTAGTTCATTCTACTTTTTTTGAAATCAATCCAATGTATTTTTTTAGACAAGTGATGATCAATGAACAAGATAATACAGAATTTTTAAAAAAGTATTTAAAACGACATCCAAATAATTTTCGTTTCTACAAGAAATTTAGAAAAGATCACCCTGAATTTACAATCGATTCTACCTTTAATTTTGGTATTTGCATGTTGCTTTCAATTTTGACGGATATGTTTTTGATTCCTACTATCTCTATTTACATTCAATACAGCAGTAACAATTTTGGCACAGTTTTTATAAAAAATAGGATTCTAACACTTTTTAATGCTGAATCAATTACTTTTACAAATCAAATAAGTGAATCGGATATAGCTATTATAGATAATTTTGAAGTTCACGCAGAAAAGGAACAACAGACTTTTTTCTTTGTGAACAGTTTTTTAGATGAGCGAATGTGGCTCGAATTGATTATGGTTATTCAAAAAAAATTATTGAATAGTGATTAATATGTGCGATCATTTCCTTTTGAAAAATAAAAAATAACGAAACTAAGCAGGTCTGCTTAGTTTCGTTATTTTTCTGTCATTTTTAATTACTTTTCATTAATTCAGTTACATACGCCACTGTATCAGGTTGTTCCGCCTCGATCTTAGTGATAGCCTGTGAAAAGTTCGGCAAATGGTCTTTATGTGCAATCAATAGTTCATCCAATAATGTTTTAGCCATTGTTCCTCCTGGAACTAATGGGTTAATTGTAAATGCATGTAATGCAGCGCCATAGTCTCCATCGATAGCTGCACGAATTACAGTTTCTTCCATGCCTTTCATCACTTGAATAATTCCACGCGCTGCTGGTGGGAAAGCTCCCCAGTTGTATGGTTCATGTCCATGTGCAGTTACAGGTCCTGACACCTCTACAACACAGTCATATGGCAAATCAGTGATTGTTCCGTTATTTTCAGTAGAAACAACCATATCTGTACGTTTATCATTGTGAATTGATGCAATTAGTTCACAAGCTGCATCACTGTAGTGAGTACCACCACGTTGTTCTAATTCTTTTGGTTTATAGTCTAAATTTGGATCTTTGTAAAGTTCAAACAAGCGAGCTTCAGTTTCTTTTACTACTTGTGCTCTTGTTTCCCCTTTTTCAAATTCTTCAATCGAATGTTTCAGCATCTCATCTTCGATATAATAATAACGATGGTAACCACAAGGTAACATGCCTAGATCTTTGATTTGTTCATAATGAAAAGGTGCATTATGAATATTTTTCAAATGACTTTCGGAATCTTCTTGCGGCCCATAAATCAAATCAATCAACTCTTGTGTTCGTTCATTTCCTTGTTTGTCCCAGACACGATGCCAATGGAAGTGATTGATACCAGCAAATTTGAAGAATAAATCATCTTCAGGAATACCTAATTTTTCAGCTGCTTGTTTTCTGTGACCAATCGGTACATTACATAACCCAGCTGTTTTTTTCCATCCGCCATGTTTGATAGCCGCTTCTGTAACCATGCCGGCAGGATTAGTAAAGTTTACAAGCCATGCATCGGGACATAATTCTTTCATATCTTCAATGATTCCAAGGATGACAGGAATCGTACGGAAGGCTTTAAACATCCCACCTGCTCCATTTGTTTCTTGTCCTAAAACACCATGAGACAACGGAATTCTTTCATCTTTGATACGAGCATCAAGTAGTCCTACTCGGAATTGTGTTGATACAAAATCTGCATCTTTTAAGGCTGCACGTCGATCTAATGTTAAGTGAACTTCCCAATCTAGACCAGCCGCTTTGACCATTCTTTTAGCCATTGCACCAACTGTTTCTAATTTTTCTTTCCCTGCTTCAATGTCTACTAACCAAATTTCTTTAATTGGTAATTCATCTTTTCTTTTAATATATCCTTCGATCAATTCTGGTGTATAACTTGATCCCCCACCAATTGTTGCGATTTTCAATGCTTCTCTTGTCATGTGTTTCCCTCCTGATTTTTTGTTCAGAATATGTTCTGACATCGTTTACATTTTCATCATAATATGTGGGAATGTTCCCATGTCAAGCTCTTTTTTCAATTATTTTATGTTATACTTAAAAGTGAAAGAACTTATTCAACTAGCGAGGTATTATAATGACCACAATTATTGATGTTGCAAAAAAAGCCCAAGTATCGAAGTCTACAGTTTCTAGAGTCATTTCTGGCAATGGATATGTCAGCCAAGAAAGTCGCAAAAAAGTTTTAGAAGCAATGGAAGCGTTATCCTACTCTCCTAATTTGATTGCACGAAATCTTCAAAGTGGTGAAACAAAAACAATTGGCTTTCTTGCTCATGGTTTTATTGATCCTTTAGGTGTTTTTCTTGAGAGTTTCATTTCTATTGCAAAAAAGTATAACTATTATGTAACACTCTACTTTACAGATGGGGACAGGAAAAAGGAAATCGATGCCTTAAACCAAATGAAATACAAGCAGCTAGATGGCGTTTTTATTTTTACTAGAGCAAATAAATGGGAATTTATCGAACCTTATAGTCTGTTTGGTCCAATCGCCACTTGGCATCGGATTGATTCTGAACGAATCTACTCGTCATATGTCGATCATTATTCTGGCTACTTGCGATCGCTGAAGTACCTTTATCAGCGAGGCTATCGATCCATTGGTCATGTGTTAGGGAATTCTGAAAATTTAAATACAAAAGCTCGTTTAAAAGCCATTGATGATTTTCACAAAGAAAAAGATATTCCTATCAAAAACGAATGGATTTTCCATGATAAAACAAGAATTGACAACGGACGAACTATTGCTCAGTTATGGCATGAAATGACTAATAAAACGGATGCAATAGCTTTTTATACCGATTCAGTTGCAGCAGGCTTTATTTCTGAACTTCAAACATTAGGTTACTCTATCCCAAAAGATGTTGCTGTGATTGGTTTTGACAATAGTGAAATCAGTCGTTTGATGCACATTACAACAGTAGACTATTCCATTAAACGTCAAGCTGAAAATTCGTTTATTTATATTCATAATCAGTTAAACGCTGAGAAGATCCCAGAGCAAGAAATGAGTGTATCGTTAGTTGAAAGAAAGACTGTTCCAATTCGAATCCAAAGAAAAGAGCAATGAAGAAAACCTCACTGCTCTTTTTTGATTACTTAACTATTTTTTACGTTCGTTTCTTAAAATTGAAATCGATTGTTTTAGCGATTTCAATACACCGCCTTCGCTATAAACCAATACATTTGACTTGTAGAGTTTTGCTGAAAACATCGTTAATAGAACGCCGAAAACCACAAGAATCAAAACAGAAATCATAGCTCCTGTATTAGTTACAGTCTCACTCGCTAAACGAATTGGCATAATAAAGGATGAAATCAGCGGGATATATGAAGATACTTTGATCACAATATTTTGCGGATCAGTCGTTCCTAACGAAATCCCGATGAAATAGCCAATCATTGCGATATAGATAATAGGCTGAACCGCTTTAGCTGTATCTTCTGGTTTTGATACTAGCGAACCGCATAGAGCCGCTAATACTGAATAGACTAACACACCTAACACAAAGAAAGCGAGTGTGTAAAATAAGAAACTGCCAAAAATATTAGCTGAGGACAAGCCCTCTAAAAAACCTTTGACCATATCTAGATTTTTCAATTGTGAATAACCGATTCCGATAGCTGCAGCATAAATGACAATTTGTGTAAGAGCAACTAAGATAACTCCTGTCAATTTTCCATAAAAGTGAGTTTGAGCTTTCGTACTGGATAAAATAACTTCCATAATTCGAGTCCCTTTCTCAGAAGCGATTTCTTGTGCAATAATTGAAGCATATGTGATGATGATCACCCAAAGAATGATCGTTATGACGAATGACATCGCTGACTGGATGGCTGTATTGTCTTGCCCTGTTGTCATTTTGCCATTATCATCAAAACTAACTTTTGTCTTTTCAAAATTAGCTGGTTGGCTCAAACTTGCTAACTGTTCCGAGTTTAAATTCAATTTACTTGCATTCAACGAGGATTGAAGCCCATTGAGCATTTGTCCCATCATTAATTCGGTCGTTGTCCCCAAAGATGATTCTGCATATAATTTCCCTTGAATTTGCTCTGTCTTAGTCTCCAAGACAAGAAAAGCATCTAAATCTTTATTTTTTAATTGCTTTTCAGCATCTTTTTGCGACCCAACGACTTTAAATGTATAATCATCTGTCTTCGACTTAGCTAACTGTGTTGATAGTTCCTGACTATCTGAAACAAGTCCAACTTTTGTCTCTTCAGAAAAGCCACCTGCTAGTGAGCCAGCGATATAAATTATTCCCATAACAAGAAACGGAACCAAAATCATAATAACAAAAGAAGCAGATTTTACATTTTTTTTATAAACATCACTTGCTATAATCCAAAATTTACTCATTTGGTTCACCTGCTTTCATCTTGAATATCTCTTCCAAAGTTGGCGGCTGTTGATTAAACATTGGAATATAGCCAAATTGGGTAGCACGAGCAAAAATTTCTTGTCCAGCTTTTGGATCGTTCAAGGTTACTTCAACGACACCATCCCCTCTTCTTACTGCCGATTTTACGCCATCAATTGCTAAAACGTCTTCTGGATTCAAGGGGGATTCTAAAAAGACTTTCGTCCTACCGAAGCTTTCACGGATTTCATGAACTTTGCCATTTAGCACCATTTTTCCACTTCTTAACATTACAAGATGATCACATATTTTTTCAACATTATCCATATTGTGACTAGAGAAAATAACACAAGAACCTTTTTCTTTCAATGCAATAATCCCATCTTTTAAAAGTTCCGCATTGACTGGATCTAAGCCACTGAATGGTTCATCTAAAATAACCAACTTTGGTTCATGAATCAGTGTTGCAATCAGTTGGACTTTTTGTTGATTTCCTTTTGAAAGTGATTTTACCTTATCTGTCTTTTTTCCTTTGACTTTGAATTTTTCCATCCATTCGTCGATTTTAGGTTCAATTTCTTTTTTCGTTTTTCCTCTTAGCTCAGCAAAATAAATCAATTGTTCTTGAATGGAAACTTTAGGGTATAAGCCGCGTTCTTCTGGTAAATAGCCAATATCATTATAGTCTTTTCCACTCAATTGATGCCCATTCCAAAGTACGACACCACTGTCTTGCGTTAAAAAATCTAAAATCAAACGAAAGGTTGTTGTCTTCCCAGCACCATTTTGACCGATCAATCCAAGTATTTTTCCATCTGGAATTTCAAAAGAAATATTATCTACTGCTGTGTAGTCCCCAAATGTTTTAACCAAATTCTTTACTTCTAACATTACCCATCCTCCTATATTCAAATTAAATCGACTTTTTATAAAAAAGTAAATTAGCCGTTTTATTGGTAAAAAACGTAAATCCCCCTTTACAAAGTTTACCATGTGGTCGCACTTTTTAATATAGTATTACAAGTAACTTCTCTAGAAATCACTAAATATTCAGACAATTATTCTAAAAAGCTCTCCTTATAATTAGAAAAGAAAAGCTAAACTCACCTAAGTAAGTTTAGTCTTTCTGTTAATTAACCGACTATTGAGGTTCATCTTTCAAATCGGATGTTTCTTGATGCAAGTGATCATAAACATTTTTAGCAACATTTTTCGGTAAACCTGACGCATTTAATTCTTCAATCGAAGCAGCTGTAATATTTTTTAATGATTTAAATTGTTTTAATAACTCTTTTTTACGTTTTGGCCCTAATCCTTCAATATCGTCTAAACGTGAAGCAAAACTATTTTTACTTCGTAATTGCCGGTGAAACGTAATTGCAAAACGATGGACTTCATCTTGAATACGCTGTAACAAAAAGAACTCTTGTGAATTTCTTTCTAGAGGAACGATATCCAAATTAGGACCGAAAAGCAATTCACTGGTTTTATGCTTATCGTTTTTAGCCAATCCTGCTATTGGAATATCTAAGCCTAATTGATTATCCAACACTTCTTTTGCTGCATCGATTTGACCTTTCCCGCCATCAATCACAATCAAATCTGGAAATGGTAGATTCTCTTTTAAAACACGTGAATAACGGCGATAAATCACTTCACGCATCGAAGCATAATCATCTGGACCTTTGACTGTCTTAATTTTATATTTACGATATTCCTTTTTATCTGGGCGTCCATCGATAAAAACAACCATTGCAGAAACAGGGTCCGTTCCCATAATATTTGAGTTATCAAATGCTTCAATTCTCACAGGCGTCGGAATATTCATCGCATTCCCTAATTTTTCCACAGCACCAATTGTTCGTTCTTGTTTACGCACAATTAGGTCAAATTTTTCCTGCAAAGCAACGGTAGCATTTTTACCAGCTAACCGAACTAATTTCTTTTTTTCTCCCCGTTGTGGCTGTAAAACCTTAGTTGAAAGCATTGCTTCCACACTAGCGACATCGATATTATCTGGAATCAAAACTTCTCTTGGGATAAAGTGTTCATTTTCTTGATAAAATTGTCCAATAAAGGTCAAAAAATCTTCTTCTTCTTCATTATAAAAAGGGAAAATTGAAACATCTCGTTCAATCAATTTACCTTGTCTGATAAAAAATACTTGGACACACATCCAACCTTTATCAACTGCATAACCAAAGACATCACGATCAACTAAATCTGCATTTGTCATTTTTTGACGTGTCATGACCGTTTCGATTGCTTTGATTTGATCACGATATTCTGCAGCTTTTTCAAATTCCATATTTTCTGCAGCTTCATTCATTTTTCTTTGTATTTCTTCTTGAATAACTGGGTGCCCACCATTTAAAAAACTTTTGATTTCAGCAACCATTTCAGTGTAAGTGGATTTAGGTATATCAAAGACACATGGTGCTAAACATTGTCCCATATGGTAATAAAGACAAACCTCTTTCGGTAACACTCGGCATTTTCTCAGAGGAAAAAGACGATCCAGCAAACGTTTTGTCTCATTTGCTGCACCAACATCTGGGTAGGGACCAAAATATAGTGCTTTATCTTTTGAAACTTTTCTGGTGATCAACAATCGTGGATAATCTTCATTTGTGATCTTGATAAAAGGATAGCTTTTATCATCCTTCAACATGATATTATACTTAGGATCATTCTTGTGAATCAAATTGATTTCGAGAAGTAGTGCTTCTATATTTGATTCGGTTACTATATATTCAAAATCTTCTATCTCACTAACTAGTCGCTCGGTTTTCGTATCATGGCTACCAGAAAAATAAGAGCGGACGCGGTTTTTTAATACTTTGGCTTTCCCGACATAAATGATTGTACCATTTTTATCTTTCATCAAGTAACAACCTGGTTGGTCAGGAAGTAATGCTAATTTATTTTTGATTCTTTCGTTCATAATACTTCCTTCCTTCTTTCTTGATACATTATATTATACCATTTTCTAGAAACTTAGGCATAAAAAATAGGATGAAGAAACTCTCCATCCTATTTTTTATGCTACAGATGTTTGTCAATCAATGCACGTAATTGTTCTTTAGAGTGAACACCTACAGCTTTTTCTACAACTTCACCATCTTTTTTCAAAAGTAACGTTGGAATACTCATGATTCCAAATGAAGCAGGTGTTTCTGGATTTTCATCTACATCCATTTTCGTGATTTTCACTTCACTTTCATCATATTCTTCACTTAATTGTTCTAAAATCGGTGATTGCATGCGACAAGGGCCACACCATGTTGCCCAAAAATCGATCAATACAAGACCGTTATCTGTTTCAGTTGAAAAATCTTTATCAGTAATTACTTGTGTCATATTGTAGACCTCCTACTTTTTATATCTGAATTAATTATAGCACTCGTTTACTCATTCTACTAATTTCCTGCTTACTAAAGGTAAGCATTCTATTTGAATTTTACAATCGTAGCGCCATTACCACCTTGATTCCCTGGCGCAAATTCATAACTACTCACACTACGATGATTTTTTAGGTAATCAGTTATTCCTGTACGTAAAGCACCAGTTCCTTTTCCGTGAACGATCGTGACCTGAGGATAACCTGCTAAAATTGCTGCATCTAAATATTGATCCACTTCTGCCAATGCTTCTTCATAGCGTTTCCCGCGTAAATCTAATTGATTTGCTACATGACTACTTTCACTTGAACGAACAGCCGTTACTCTTTGTGTTGGTTCTTTTTCCGGCGCAACAGGTGTCATATCACTTTCATCAACTGACATTTTCAAAATACCTAATTGAACTTGCCATTCATTCTCGCTAGACTTACGAATCAATGTCCCACGTTGTCCAAACGTATTGACGATGACTTCATCACCTGATTTTAATTTCTTTTGTTCTTTGGCTTTTTTAAGCACTTTATTTTTTTCCAAATGCGCTTCTTCTTGATGAAGTTGTGAAAGTTTTGACTTGGCATCAATCAACTGATGTTCTTTTACACCACCTTGGTTGGTACCGCTCAGCTGCATTTTGCGAATATCTGAAATAATACCGTTTGCTTCTTCTTCGGCTTGCGAAACAAGTTCGTTTGCTTTTTTTCGAGCTTTTGCCATTTCTTTCTCACGTTCGTCAAAAAAGTAACCATATGCTTCTTTCAATTCTCTGTGCAGCCGTTCTGCTTCTTCTACATAATGACGAACTTCCAGATACTCAGTTTCTGCCATTTTACGACGATTTTCTAAATCAGCAATCATTTCATTTAAATCTTGACTTTCACCATCCATGATGTGTTTTGCCTCATCAATGATTGTCGTCTCTAATCCTAGTCGCTTTGAGATTTCAAATGCATTACTGCGTCCTGGAACACCGATTAATAAGCGGTAAGTTGGACTTAAGGTATCCACATCGAATTCCATACTAGCATTGATTGTACCTGCACGATTATAACCATACACTTTCAATTCAGGGTAATGGGTTGTCGCCATCACATAAGCACTTTTACTCCCTAACGCATCTAAGATCGAAATGGCTAGGGCTGCTCCTTCTTGAGGATCTGTTCCCGCACCTAATTCATCGAATAACACCAGACTATGACTATCTACTTTTTTCAACACATCAACGATGTTCGTCATATGAGAAGAAAATGTACTCAAGCTTTGTTCAATAGATTGTTCATCGCCAATGTCAGCGAAGACTTCATCAAAAATGCCCATTTGGCTTTCTTCACCCGCCGGAATCGGTAATCCAGATTGTCCCATTAATTGCAATAACCCTAATGTTTTGAGCGTAATTGTCTTACCACCCGTATTAGGACCAGTGATAACCACTGCCTGATAGTCTTTTCCAATAGTGATATCATTTGGAACAGCCTTTTCTTGATCCAGTAACGGATGTCTCGCTTGTTTGAAATAAATATGATTCTCTGCACTAATTTCTGGAACGATTGCTTTCAATTCTTTACCAAAACGAGCTTTGGCATTTACAAAGTCCAACTTACCGATAACGTAAGCATTATGCATAATATCATTTCGGTGTGGAACTAATTCAGCCGATAACTCTGATAAAATCCGTTCAATTTCATTGCGCTCTGCGATTTGATGTTGGCGCAAGCGATTATTCAGATCAACAATTTGTTTTGGTTCAACAAATAACGTTTGGCCTGATGCACTTTGATCATGTACTACTCCGCCGAAAACACTTTTATATTCTTGTTTAACTGGAATTACATAGCGTTCGTTTCTCATCGTTACGATTGCATCGCTTAAATATTTAGCGTTTTTTCCTCTAACGATGCCATCTAATTGTTCACGAATCGTCTGTTCACTTCTACGAATATTATTTCGAATGATTTTTAACTCTGGCGATGCTTCATCCGTAACTCGTCCATCCTCATCAACCGACTCTTTCAGCCTACGACTCAATTCAGGCAAAACAATCAATTGCTCAATCCATGTATAAAGTCTCAGTAACTCGATTTCACTATCCT is a genomic window of Enterococcus haemoperoxidus ATCC BAA-382 containing:
- a CDS encoding Ig-like domain-containing protein, which produces MNKKKWYFLSVLIMGVAVFTIFFNLKTEVKTVLKAEENKKNANYQTRVEESPPAITDQTVLSKYNLIKDFEGYTKSKDEPWSLNSTWNGTPSASLVKDERGNVLMYAYAESSRVEIRSNSGARDWSALVKTTISTIPGHYYQLSTTMRSSSEMGKEVIYALDWLSNSDVNNPVSVYSDYSELKKRPDNIGTTIRKTVKATTKEMTLVFSLSGLSGSKSVLDNWALSLVDLDQGIGESIKGLEALFTDTTHTELKLSSTQAEIDKVKESIETILNTTTKKELFTELAKAQALLDKITMSLTIPTELVNDPKNELSHTIKGKTYPNSFVHFSGSSAFPVGTLSSEVADDLKKYQIRADGEGNFSYSLPEGKYFKEDEKVTVTSMLRGKTTSQTREVKDLVPPEKPKLNTIKDQAGTISGAAEAGTTVTMYDKSDDTVFLTGTAGTDGQFSLVIPEAKKPLVPYKTYYVTATDAAGNVSDASDDQVVVDTTAPKAEAVKQALTLGDKLPAIDKMLTNISDNAGTADLTIKLTKTPDLSKTGYKTAEITLTDKAKNSLVVVVPITVKDKLTAMDSNNLLKADDFSALTIDLPETAAEQKAFILKHGAVEAWDLGKGELINDKLVYNQGSLKKEPGVYSITVTIGSLTRVFKVTLLEGSLAFDQTMDTLTFGTQTIASKEQFVPSEKKLSLSINDTRFNVDKWRLLAKVDQPLQTKDGLISASGLVYRSYETDEVVDTKLNELNTPMYEPSKLNNGLIQVDFTKEKNKEVVLNVLPGSVQSDKEYSTQIVWTLENGP
- a CDS encoding helix-turn-helix domain-containing protein — translated: MEFFLNDKNKKKLELFKELIFKDSEKVSFTYLQHYLDISLSTLKRYFNELESDIQKNEDLKMIDFERSTGSFQLNNHSHFKIDYLIVHLRLHYLNESLQFKIISSILTRSYLTADELADDLFVSIPYLYKQINALNEQLKSFHIKVVFHSNENLCGEEKQMRMFCFYFYWNAYRGTIIPFEFELSCVFTSPELIESLEKRYPSSVIKRIKLMLGITIMRQYKFPIKLPDEIKSILKPFEVTTEISRLVKRYFISEDEHLFFNLMLRSFISDIDSSQEKISLFDKFPRSSSLVFSSELLVNEYEKNFSPSTSMTPKQKSSIFYYVLIGLVHSTFFEINPMYFFRQVMINEQDNTEFLKKYLKRHPNNFRFYKKFRKDHPEFTIDSTFNFGICMLLSILTDMFLIPTISIYIQYSSNNFGTVFIKNRILTLFNAESITFTNQISESDIAIIDNFEVHAEKEQQTFFFVNSFLDERMWLELIMVIQKKLLNSD
- a CDS encoding 6-phospho-beta-glucosidase; its protein translation is MTREALKIATIGGGSSYTPELIEGYIKRKDELPIKEIWLVDIEAGKEKLETVGAMAKRMVKAAGLDWEVHLTLDRRAALKDADFVSTQFRVGLLDARIKDERIPLSHGVLGQETNGAGGMFKAFRTIPVILGIIEDMKELCPDAWLVNFTNPAGMVTEAAIKHGGWKKTAGLCNVPIGHRKQAAEKLGIPEDDLFFKFAGINHFHWHRVWDKQGNERTQELIDLIYGPQEDSESHLKNIHNAPFHYEQIKDLGMLPCGYHRYYYIEDEMLKHSIEEFEKGETRAQVVKETEARLFELYKDPNLDYKPKELEQRGGTHYSDAACELIASIHNDKRTDMVVSTENNGTITDLPYDCVVEVSGPVTAHGHEPYNWGAFPPAARGIIQVMKGMEETVIRAAIDGDYGAALHAFTINPLVPGGTMAKTLLDELLIAHKDHLPNFSQAITKIEAEQPDTVAYVTELMKSN
- a CDS encoding LacI family DNA-binding transcriptional regulator — encoded protein: MTTIIDVAKKAQVSKSTVSRVISGNGYVSQESRKKVLEAMEALSYSPNLIARNLQSGETKTIGFLAHGFIDPLGVFLESFISIAKKYNYYVTLYFTDGDRKKEIDALNQMKYKQLDGVFIFTRANKWEFIEPYSLFGPIATWHRIDSERIYSSYVDHYSGYLRSLKYLYQRGYRSIGHVLGNSENLNTKARLKAIDDFHKEKDIPIKNEWIFHDKTRIDNGRTIAQLWHEMTNKTDAIAFYTDSVAAGFISELQTLGYSIPKDVAVIGFDNSEISRLMHITTVDYSIKRQAENSFIYIHNQLNAEKIPEQEMSVSLVERKTVPIRIQRKEQ
- a CDS encoding ABC transporter permease, which codes for MSKFWIIASDVYKKNVKSASFVIMILVPFLVMGIIYIAGSLAGGFSEETKVGLVSDSQELSTQLAKSKTDDYTFKVVGSQKDAEKQLKNKDLDAFLVLETKTEQIQGKLYAESSLGTTTELMMGQMLNGLQSSLNASKLNLNSEQLASLSQPANFEKTKVSFDDNGKMTTGQDNTAIQSAMSFVITIILWVIIITYASIIAQEIASEKGTRIMEVILSSTKAQTHFYGKLTGVILVALTQIVIYAAAIGIGYSQLKNLDMVKGFLEGLSSANIFGSFLFYTLAFFVLGVLVYSVLAALCGSLVSKPEDTAKAVQPIIYIAMIGYFIGISLGTTDPQNIVIKVSSYIPLISSFIMPIRLASETVTNTGAMISVLILVVFGVLLTMFSAKLYKSNVLVYSEGGVLKSLKQSISILRNERKK